The genomic region GATCCATCGGGACGGACTCTAGTCGGCCGCGTCGCGCCTGGCCAGGGGCGCGCGCGTTGACACCCCGGGCACGGATCGGCACCTTCCGCGCATGACGCCGCCGACCCGCTTCCGCCTCGGCCTGGTGCAGATGCGCTGCGGGACCGATCCCGCCGCCAACGTCGAGCGCGCCGTCGCCGGAGTGCGCGAGGCGGCCGGACGCGGCGCCGGGATCGTCTGCCTGCCGGAGCTCTTCCGCACGCAGTACTTCTGCCAGCGCGAGGACGCGGCGCTCTTCGACCTGGCCGAGCCCATCCCCGGGCCGACGACCGACCGGATGGCCGCGCTGGCGAAGGAGCTGGGCGTCGTCCTGGTCGTCTCGCTCTTCGAGCGGCGCGCGGCCGGCGTGTACCACAACACGGCCGTGATCCTGGACGCCGACGGGCGGATCGCCGGTCGCTACCGCAAGATGCACATCCCGGACGACCCCCTCTACTACGAGAAGTTCTATTTCACGCCGGGGGACCTCGGCTTCGCCGCCTTCGACACCAAGGTGGGGCCGGTGGGCGCGCTCGTGTGCTGGGACCAGTGGTATCCGGAGGGGGCGCGCCTCACGGCCCTCGCCGGCGCCGACGTCCTCTTCTACCCGACGGCCATCGGCTGGCACCCGAGCGAGAAGGTCGAGTACGGCGAGCGCCAGGTGGCCGCGTGGCAGACGATCCAGCGCTCGCACGCGATCGCGAACGGCGTGTACGTGGCGGCGGTGAACCGCGTCGGACACGAGGGCGCCGCCGACGCGGGCCT from Candidatus Eisenbacteria bacterium harbors:
- a CDS encoding carbon-nitrogen hydrolase — encoded protein: MTPPTRFRLGLVQMRCGTDPAANVERAVAGVREAAGRGAGIVCLPELFRTQYFCQREDAALFDLAEPIPGPTTDRMAALAKELGVVLVVSLFERRAAGVYHNTAVILDADGRIAGRYRKMHIPDDPLYYEKFYFTPGDLGFAAFDTKVGPVGALVCWDQWYPEGARLTALAGADVLFYPTAIGWHPSEKVEYGERQVAAWQTIQRSHAIANGVYVAAVNRVGHEGAADAGLEFWGASFVCDPFGVVVAEAPRDAEAVLVVECDRQHQEDVRRSWPFLRDRRIDAYGAITQRLLDR